From a single Streptomyces sp. NBC_01276 genomic region:
- a CDS encoding 4'-phosphopantetheinyl transferase superfamily protein, with translation MNAPASVSPGEPIAVRADGTDWEAVRADLRTHGTALVHGTLADWRPRDADGPALRAVLGRDWARYSSIAHEDIRERYAASRRLLKHAAAAALHADAVDLELTYGPTGRPYLRGCDQIDISLSHTGDLLLVGLTTRGLVGVDAELADRQIYSKGLDRHICTPAERLNLTELEPAQRNPRLVRLWTLKEAYSKAIGQGMQFRFTEFGFGPDGRPVRVHRPDGTPGAGAEWAFRTYCLDVGGVAFCVSAAVYDAGLGRTLDTEITTMLDSEAAEALGRALDAAAR, from the coding sequence GTGAACGCTCCGGCGTCCGTGTCCCCGGGCGAGCCGATCGCGGTGCGCGCCGACGGCACGGACTGGGAGGCGGTCCGCGCGGACCTGCGCACCCACGGGACGGCCCTGGTGCACGGCACCCTCGCGGACTGGCGTCCCCGGGACGCCGACGGACCCGCGCTGCGCGCCGTGCTGGGCCGCGACTGGGCCCGCTACAGCAGCATCGCGCACGAGGACATCCGGGAGCGGTACGCGGCCTCGCGCAGGCTGCTCAAGCACGCCGCCGCGGCGGCCCTGCACGCGGACGCGGTGGACCTGGAACTCACCTACGGGCCCACCGGGCGCCCGTACCTGCGCGGCTGCGACCAGATCGACATCAGCCTCAGCCACACCGGCGACCTGCTGCTGGTGGGCCTGACCACGCGCGGGCTCGTCGGCGTCGACGCGGAGCTCGCGGACCGCCAGATCTACAGCAAGGGCCTGGACCGGCACATCTGTACCCCGGCCGAGCGGCTGAACCTCACCGAGCTGGAGCCGGCGCAGCGCAATCCGCGGCTGGTGCGGCTGTGGACCCTGAAGGAGGCCTACAGCAAGGCCATCGGGCAGGGCATGCAGTTCCGGTTCACCGAGTTCGGCTTCGGGCCGGACGGCCGCCCGGTCCGCGTGCACCGGCCGGACGGCACCCCCGGCGCGGGCGCCGAGTGGGCCTTCCGCACATACTGCCTGGACGTCGGCGGCGTCGCGTTCTGCGTCAGCGCGGCCGTCTACGACGCGGGGCTGGGCCGCACCCTGGACACCGAGATCACCACGATGCTCGACTCCGAGGCCGCCGAGGCCCTGGGGCGGGCACTGGACGCCGCCGCGCGCTGA
- a CDS encoding AfsA-related hotdog domain-containing protein, which yields MDTAVIAAGPTTAGTAARHLVHRPQPWERHGRAAVPPVAEEFVLMGDLTSGHPLFDEGPGHFHDVVAAADMLREVGEFIGRTHFGVPAERTGIFYRVGVEVGDIGLWRTRPGAAPGKLTTTMGVRPDKVIDGVPRALEFRTALEIDDVPCGTGTANLVFLAPMVHRNHREHSRLAALGAASGTDRQTPPGAPVDAEEVGRRDPDNVLLRGPVGPHNGRLSVGVALPPHWLGEATARDGHVPAPALLESLRQTSLLAVGRGYGLAPGRSMLASLQVHVRGYAEADLPLRCAAVSGRPGRDAAGRRTAPLTLTLTQAGRTVLEATTVVVEDH from the coding sequence ATGGACACCGCCGTCATCGCCGCGGGACCGACGACCGCCGGGACCGCCGCACGGCACCTGGTACACCGTCCGCAGCCCTGGGAGCGGCACGGCCGCGCCGCCGTGCCGCCCGTGGCGGAGGAGTTCGTCCTGATGGGCGACCTGACCTCCGGCCACCCGCTGTTCGACGAGGGCCCCGGGCACTTCCACGACGTCGTCGCGGCGGCCGACATGCTCCGCGAGGTCGGCGAGTTCATCGGCCGCACCCACTTCGGCGTGCCCGCGGAGCGGACCGGCATCTTCTACCGGGTGGGCGTCGAGGTGGGCGACATCGGTCTGTGGCGCACCCGGCCCGGGGCCGCCCCCGGGAAGCTGACCACCACCATGGGCGTGCGCCCCGACAAGGTCATCGACGGGGTGCCGCGCGCGCTGGAGTTCCGCACGGCCCTGGAGATCGACGACGTGCCGTGCGGCACCGGCACGGCGAACCTGGTCTTCCTCGCCCCGATGGTGCACCGCAACCACCGCGAGCACAGTCGGCTGGCCGCGCTCGGCGCGGCGTCCGGAACCGACCGGCAGACGCCCCCGGGAGCCCCCGTGGACGCCGAGGAGGTGGGGCGCCGCGATCCGGACAACGTCCTGCTGCGCGGCCCCGTCGGACCCCACAACGGCAGGCTGTCCGTCGGTGTGGCCCTGCCCCCGCACTGGCTCGGCGAAGCCACCGCGCGCGACGGGCACGTCCCCGCGCCGGCCCTGCTGGAATCCCTGCGCCAGACCTCCCTGCTCGCCGTCGGGCGCGGCTACGGCCTCGCGCCGGGGCGCAGCATGCTCGCCTCGCTCCAGGTCCACGTCCGCGGGTACGCCGAGGCCGACCTGCCGCTGCGCTGCGCCGCGGTGTCCGGCCGGCCGGGCCGGGACGCGGCGGGCCGGCGCACGGCTCCGCTGACCCTCACGCTCACCCAGGCGGGCCGGACCGTCCTGGAGGCCACCACCGTGGTCGTGGAGGACCACTGA
- a CDS encoding LuxR C-terminal-related transcriptional regulator: protein MGRFVRTEIASALNLTEAEAVRVEEALGTFRLLRPMPGRPDALVPVSPDAAAADLVGPVEAEIREMQQSVTGVKTQMLALLPTYFENRRRRNQTEAFDVVSDVGVLQSMLDECGARCRHELLTAMPGGSRNAKRMDAARPKALDRLRRGVDIKHLYQHTVRSDLATADYVRAITGEGAEVRTTDEVIDRMVVYDREVAFLPEQHVEGRFPGAIVVREPTLVAFLCKVYDHMWAGATPFAPGGDDTADIADDLKRSIIRLMAQGHKDEMVARRLGMSVRTCRRHIARIMEEMESTSRFQTGVNVALYGLLDADFAPSGADGGDAAGLGTS from the coding sequence TTGGGTCGTTTCGTCCGGACCGAGATCGCGTCCGCGCTGAACCTGACGGAGGCGGAAGCCGTCCGGGTCGAGGAGGCGCTCGGCACGTTCCGGCTGCTGCGCCCGATGCCGGGCCGCCCGGACGCGCTGGTGCCGGTGAGTCCCGACGCCGCGGCCGCGGACCTCGTGGGACCGGTGGAAGCCGAGATCCGCGAGATGCAGCAGTCGGTGACCGGGGTGAAGACCCAGATGCTGGCGCTGCTGCCGACGTACTTTGAGAACCGCCGCCGGCGCAATCAGACGGAGGCCTTCGACGTCGTCAGCGACGTCGGGGTGCTCCAGTCGATGCTGGACGAGTGCGGGGCCCGCTGCCGCCACGAGCTGCTGACGGCCATGCCGGGAGGGTCCCGCAACGCCAAGCGCATGGACGCCGCCCGGCCCAAGGCCCTCGACCGGCTCCGGCGCGGCGTCGACATCAAACACCTGTACCAGCACACCGTCCGCAGCGACCTCGCGACCGCCGACTACGTGCGCGCGATCACGGGCGAGGGCGCCGAAGTGCGCACCACCGACGAGGTGATCGACCGGATGGTGGTGTACGACCGGGAGGTGGCGTTCCTCCCGGAGCAGCACGTGGAGGGCCGCTTCCCGGGGGCGATCGTCGTCCGGGAGCCGACGCTCGTCGCCTTCCTGTGCAAGGTCTACGACCACATGTGGGCCGGAGCCACGCCGTTCGCGCCCGGAGGCGACGACACCGCCGACATCGCCGACGACCTCAAGCGGTCGATCATCCGGCTCATGGCACAGGGCCACAAGGACGAGATGGTGGCCCGCCGGCTCGGCATGTCGGTGCGCACCTGCCGCCGCCACATCGCCCGGATCATGGAGGAGATGGAGTCCACCAGCAGGTTCCAGACGGGTGTGAACGTCGCGCTCTACGGGCTCCTCGACGCCGACTTCGCCCCCTCGGGCGCGGACGGGGGAGATGCCGCCGGGCTGGGTACTAGCTGA
- a CDS encoding LuxR C-terminal-related transcriptional regulator has protein sequence MPVLHQQQPLTAARTRDLAVLHRELRLAADGPRFVRLTGEPWSGKSRLLRQLAATAHEEGWTVASGRVPRAGRTRPFEVVVDALDDHLARADGTLFERLGEARTRALAPVLPALATLPGAAERPDPGAAVRALRVLLGLLGERGTLLVLDDVHRAGPEVLDLLDHLVRHPPQGAVLTVFAHRSVPGGRHLAAVPYDAPGVRHLALGPLPAADARALLPAGTPPLAAELVLRDAAGVPGLVHALARGAAPGPSFHATAELATGIPPVLAPDSIDLHTLSSLGWRCACAAALLGDPFTAGALAHTAGVPVEHALAGLDELHAEGLVRPEGTAGTRFCFVRPAVRALIHHASGAGWRSAALGRALEALRAEAGTGTGPQDGRREGLREGPGDGREHGREHGPEDGPEDGDAGAAGARRTLAAHLEHAAGIGLEDIRALALSARGGLYTRPARSAAALRRVMAVGPVPVEVRLLLNKALVLSGRLEEAVRGYEETGPRSHEDRLPGGRTDTAVWQARALRWSGRHAQARSVLDGDGGLPPGGPAADAERAALALEPGAGADPEEARRAAEQALRTAPADDPGARGLAYALLAAACAAAGDGPSARAAADTAQTLLLRPGGTEPAACLEALRWLGAAETELGGPERARRHLERGLAAALDHGQAHLAGLLALGLAEAAVAAGDAEGARARIRLTAALAEQTEVPVLAAAAREAERRIGEHATGPLDASRMSLLSERERIVTGLVGEGRTNQQIAARLDISVKTVETYMSRIFKKLGMNSRAQVAHIVGLSANYR, from the coding sequence ATGCCCGTGCTTCACCAGCAGCAGCCGCTGACGGCGGCCCGGACGCGGGACCTCGCGGTCCTCCACCGCGAGCTGCGGCTGGCCGCCGACGGTCCCCGGTTCGTCCGGCTGACCGGCGAGCCGTGGAGCGGCAAGAGCCGCCTGCTGCGGCAACTGGCCGCCACCGCGCACGAGGAGGGGTGGACGGTGGCGTCCGGACGGGTGCCCAGGGCGGGCCGGACCCGGCCCTTCGAGGTGGTGGTCGACGCCCTGGACGACCATCTGGCCCGCGCCGACGGCACGTTGTTCGAACGGCTCGGCGAGGCGCGCACGCGCGCGCTCGCGCCCGTACTCCCCGCCCTCGCCACCCTGCCGGGAGCGGCGGAACGGCCCGACCCCGGTGCGGCGGTCCGTGCCCTGCGCGTCCTGCTGGGGCTGCTGGGGGAGCGCGGGACGCTGTTGGTCCTGGACGACGTGCACCGGGCCGGCCCCGAGGTCCTCGACCTGCTCGACCACCTCGTCCGGCATCCCCCGCAGGGCGCCGTGCTGACCGTCTTCGCGCACCGCTCCGTGCCGGGGGGCCGCCACCTGGCGGCCGTGCCGTACGACGCGCCCGGCGTCCGCCACCTGGCCCTGGGCCCGCTGCCCGCGGCCGACGCCCGCGCCCTGCTCCCGGCCGGGACGCCGCCGCTCGCCGCCGAGCTGGTGCTGCGCGACGCGGCGGGGGTGCCGGGGCTGGTGCACGCCCTGGCCCGGGGCGCCGCGCCCGGCCCGTCCTTCCACGCGACGGCCGAACTGGCCACGGGCATACCGCCGGTGCTCGCGCCCGACTCGATCGACCTGCACACGCTGTCCTCCCTGGGCTGGCGCTGCGCCTGCGCCGCCGCCCTGCTCGGCGACCCGTTCACCGCCGGCGCGCTCGCGCACACCGCGGGCGTGCCGGTGGAGCACGCGCTGGCCGGACTCGACGAACTGCACGCCGAGGGGCTGGTCCGGCCCGAGGGCACGGCCGGTACGCGGTTCTGCTTCGTCCGTCCGGCGGTACGGGCGCTGATCCACCACGCCTCGGGGGCCGGCTGGCGCAGTGCGGCGCTGGGGCGCGCCCTGGAGGCGCTGAGGGCCGAGGCCGGTACGGGGACCGGCCCGCAGGACGGCCGGCGGGAAGGCCTGCGGGAAGGCCCGGGGGACGGCCGGGAGCACGGCCGGGAGCACGGCCCGGAGGACGGCCCGGAGGACGGCGACGCCGGGGCCGCCGGGGCCCGCCGGACGCTGGCCGCGCACCTCGAACACGCCGCCGGGATCGGCCTGGAGGACATCCGCGCCCTGGCCCTGAGCGCCCGCGGGGGCCTGTACACCCGGCCCGCCCGCTCCGCCGCCGCCCTGCGCCGGGTGATGGCGGTGGGCCCGGTACCGGTGGAGGTCCGCCTCCTGCTCAACAAGGCGCTGGTGCTGTCGGGCCGCCTGGAGGAGGCGGTACGCGGCTACGAGGAGACCGGGCCGCGTTCGCACGAGGACCGGCTGCCCGGCGGCCGGACCGACACGGCGGTGTGGCAGGCCCGCGCCCTGCGATGGAGCGGCCGTCACGCGCAGGCCCGGTCCGTGCTCGACGGGGACGGCGGCCTGCCCCCGGGCGGGCCCGCCGCCGACGCGGAACGGGCGGCGCTGGCCCTGGAGCCGGGGGCGGGAGCGGACCCGGAGGAAGCCCGGCGCGCGGCCGAGCAGGCCCTGCGCACCGCGCCGGCCGACGATCCCGGGGCGCGGGGGCTCGCGTACGCGCTGCTGGCGGCCGCGTGCGCGGCGGCCGGTGACGGTCCGTCCGCCCGGGCGGCCGCGGACACGGCGCAGACCCTGCTGCTCCGGCCCGGCGGTACGGAGCCGGCGGCTTGCCTGGAGGCGCTGCGCTGGCTGGGGGCGGCCGAGACGGAACTGGGCGGGCCGGAGCGGGCCCGGCGGCACCTGGAGCGGGGTCTGGCGGCGGCGCTCGACCACGGGCAGGCGCATCTGGCGGGGCTGCTGGCCCTGGGCCTCGCGGAGGCCGCGGTGGCGGCCGGGGACGCCGAAGGGGCCCGGGCGCGCATCCGCCTGACGGCCGCTCTGGCGGAACAGACCGAGGTGCCCGTTCTCGCCGCCGCCGCACGGGAGGCGGAGCGCCGCATCGGGGAGCACGCGACGGGACCGCTGGACGCGAGCCGGATGTCCCTGCTCAGCGAACGGGAGCGCATAGTCACCGGGCTGGTGGGAGAAGGCCGTACGAACCAACAGATCGCGGCTCGGCTGGACATCAGTGTGAAAACGGTGGAGACGTATATGAGCCGGATCTTCAAGAAGCTCGGTATGAATTCCCGCGCGCAGGTGGCACATATTGTCGGACTCAGCGCCAATTACCGCTGA